In a genomic window of Aquipuribacter hungaricus:
- the purE gene encoding 5-(carboxyamino)imidazole ribonucleotide mutase, giving the protein MGSDSDWPVMQAASEALDELGVPHEVDVVSAHRMPHDMLAWGAAAAGRGLRVVVAGAGGAAHLPGMLASVTPLPVVGVPVPLAHLDGTDSLLSIVQMPAGVPVATVGVGAARNAGLLAARILGAGEGAEAERLRAALVEH; this is encoded by the coding sequence ATGGGCTCCGACTCCGACTGGCCCGTCATGCAGGCGGCCTCGGAGGCGCTCGACGAGCTCGGCGTCCCGCACGAGGTCGACGTGGTCTCCGCGCACCGGATGCCGCACGACATGCTCGCCTGGGGCGCCGCGGCGGCCGGGCGGGGGCTGCGCGTGGTCGTCGCCGGTGCGGGCGGTGCGGCCCACCTGCCGGGGATGCTCGCCTCGGTGACTCCGCTGCCGGTCGTCGGGGTGCCGGTGCCGCTCGCGCACCTGGACGGCACGGACTCGCTGCTGTCGATCGTCCAGATGCCCGCCGGCGTCCCGGTCGCCACGGTCGGCGTCGGGGCCGCCCGGAACGCCGGCCTGCTCGCCGCGCGCATCCTCGGCGCGGGCGAGGGGGCCGAGGCCGAGCGGCTGCGCGCGGCGCTCGTCGAGCAC
- a CDS encoding 5-(carboxyamino)imidazole ribonucleotide synthase: MPADDDTTGPGFPTVTVVGGGQLARMMAPAAVGLGVRLRVLAERDDDSAALVAPHELGAADDTAAVLRAARGAAVVTFDHEHVPGDVLAALEDAGAVVRPAPGALRHAQDKLVMRRALAALGLPVPAWDAVADLDALRAFADAHGGRAVLKTPRGGYDGKGVLVLSTASDDGWDTAQEWFDRGTFPALLAEEVVPFVRELAVLVARSAMGQVALWPVAQTLQVDGVCREVVAPAPGLDEDLAGVAATTAARIAGALDVTGVMAVEGFEVAGPDGPRFVVNELAMRPHNSGHWTIDGSVTSQFEQHLRAVLDLPLGDVRARDRWTVMVNVLGGEHPDLYSSYLHVMAHDPAVKVHLYGKAVRPGRKIGHVTVSGDDLDDLLERARHAAGYIRGEITE, encoded by the coding sequence GTGCCTGCGGACGACGACACGACCGGACCCGGCTTCCCCACCGTCACCGTCGTGGGGGGCGGGCAGCTCGCCCGCATGATGGCCCCCGCCGCGGTGGGCCTGGGGGTGCGCCTGCGCGTGCTCGCCGAGCGCGACGACGACAGCGCGGCCCTGGTCGCCCCGCACGAGCTCGGCGCGGCCGACGACACGGCGGCCGTGCTCCGCGCCGCCCGGGGCGCCGCGGTCGTCACCTTCGACCACGAGCACGTGCCGGGCGACGTGCTGGCCGCGCTCGAGGACGCCGGCGCCGTCGTCCGGCCCGCCCCCGGGGCGCTGCGCCACGCGCAGGACAAGCTCGTCATGCGCCGGGCGCTCGCCGCGCTGGGCCTGCCGGTGCCGGCCTGGGACGCCGTGGCGGACCTGGACGCCCTGCGCGCCTTCGCCGACGCCCACGGCGGGCGGGCCGTCCTCAAGACCCCCCGCGGCGGCTACGACGGCAAGGGCGTGCTCGTGCTGTCCACCGCCTCCGACGACGGCTGGGACACCGCCCAGGAGTGGTTCGACCGGGGGACGTTCCCGGCGCTGCTCGCGGAGGAGGTCGTGCCGTTCGTCCGCGAGCTCGCCGTCCTCGTCGCCCGCAGCGCCATGGGCCAGGTGGCCCTGTGGCCCGTCGCCCAGACCCTGCAGGTCGACGGCGTCTGCCGGGAGGTCGTCGCCCCGGCCCCCGGGCTCGACGAGGACCTCGCGGGGGTCGCGGCCACCACGGCCGCCCGGATCGCCGGCGCCCTGGACGTCACCGGGGTGATGGCCGTCGAGGGCTTCGAGGTGGCCGGGCCGGACGGGCCGCGCTTCGTCGTCAACGAGCTGGCCATGCGGCCGCACAACTCCGGGCACTGGACCATCGACGGCTCCGTGACGAGCCAGTTCGAGCAGCACCTGCGCGCGGTGCTCGACCTGCCGCTGGGCGACGTCCGGGCGCGCGACCGCTGGACCGTCATGGTCAACGTGCTGGGCGGGGAGCACCCCGACCTGTACTCCTCCTACCTGCACGTCATGGCCCACGACCCCGCGGTCAAGGTCCACCTCTACGGCAAGGCCGTCCGGCCCGGCCGCAAGATCGGGCACGTCACCGTCTCCGGCGACGACCTGGACGACCTGCTCGAGCGCGCCCGGCACGCCGCCGGCTACATCAGGGGAGAGATCACCGAGTGA
- a CDS encoding GtrA family protein, producing the protein MRSLYAVVTGALALVVREGLKFGVVGAVAYVVDLGVFNLLLHVGADPVLEGRPLTAKVVSVAVATMVAWLGNRYWTFRRRRRSAVPRELVLFVVVNVGGLLLALVPLAVSRYLLGLTSPVADNIAANVVGLAMGTLFRFLMYRTVVFNQVEPVEDPVGGGQVRTPA; encoded by the coding sequence GTGCGCTCGCTGTACGCCGTGGTCACCGGCGCCCTCGCCCTCGTCGTGCGCGAGGGCCTCAAGTTCGGCGTCGTCGGCGCCGTCGCCTACGTCGTCGACCTCGGCGTCTTCAACCTGCTGCTGCACGTCGGCGCGGACCCGGTCCTCGAGGGCCGTCCGCTGACGGCCAAGGTCGTCTCGGTCGCCGTGGCGACGATGGTCGCCTGGCTGGGCAACCGCTACTGGACCTTCCGGCGCCGCCGCCGCTCCGCCGTGCCGCGGGAGCTCGTCCTGTTCGTCGTGGTCAACGTCGGCGGCCTGCTGCTGGCGCTCGTGCCGCTCGCGGTGTCGCGCTACCTGCTCGGGCTCACCTCGCCGGTGGCCGACAACATCGCCGCGAACGTCGTCGGCCTGGCGATGGGCACCCTGTTCCGGTTCCTCATGTACCGGACCGTGGTCTTCAACCAGGTAGAGCCCGTCGAGGACCCCGTCGGCGGCGGCCAGGTGCGCACGCCCGCCTGA